In Patulibacter sp. SYSU D01012, a single window of DNA contains:
- a CDS encoding queuosine salvage family protein, whose amino-acid sequence MAGPARPPLPHRVRAHAAEVVAAARHVRIDEEALDAIDLEPARRFAEEDAPDPVRHFTSADGDPADVADYVLALNAVNFGSGWFPTLRKRPDSSGYWTVAWGLADQARRRGPWSPAELRRLTADDVAVALDQPAGHPLVALYAEALRALGRWLGRRRALDVIHAADGSAATLAEALVAGMPFYRDHGLYKRAQILGADLDTWGLAELRDLDELTMFADNLVPHVLRCAGVLVYDDALTATIDAGHLLPFHRAEHEVRCSALHAVERLSARSGVAPRHLDRWLWHTGQRPEIKAHPRHRCRTVFY is encoded by the coding sequence ATGGCCGGTCCCGCCCGTCCCCCGCTCCCGCACCGGGTCCGCGCGCACGCGGCCGAGGTCGTCGCCGCCGCCCGCCACGTTCGGATCGACGAGGAGGCGCTCGACGCGATCGACCTCGAGCCCGCGCGACGGTTCGCCGAGGAGGACGCGCCCGACCCGGTGCGGCACTTCACGAGCGCCGACGGCGACCCCGCCGACGTCGCCGACTACGTGCTGGCCCTCAACGCGGTCAACTTCGGCTCCGGGTGGTTCCCGACGCTGCGCAAGCGCCCCGACTCGAGCGGCTACTGGACCGTCGCGTGGGGCCTGGCCGACCAGGCCCGCCGCCGGGGCCCCTGGTCGCCGGCCGAGCTGCGCCGGCTGACCGCCGACGACGTCGCCGTCGCCCTCGACCAGCCCGCCGGCCACCCGCTCGTCGCGCTGTACGCGGAGGCGCTGCGCGCCCTGGGCCGCTGGCTGGGCCGGCGCCGGGCGCTCGACGTCATCCACGCCGCGGACGGGTCGGCGGCCACGCTGGCCGAGGCGCTCGTCGCCGGCATGCCGTTCTACCGCGACCACGGGCTGTACAAGCGCGCGCAGATCCTCGGCGCCGACCTCGACACCTGGGGCCTGGCCGAGCTGCGCGACCTCGACGAGCTGACGATGTTCGCCGACAACCTCGTCCCGCACGTGCTGCGCTGCGCCGGCGTCCTGGTCTACGACGACGCGCTCACGGCGACGATCGACGCCGGGCACCTGCTGCCGTTCCACCGCGCCGAGCACGAGGTGCGCTGCTCGGCGCTGCACGCCGTCGAGCGCCTGAGCGCCCGCTCCGGCGTCGCGCCGCGGCACCTCGACCGGTGGCTGTGGCACACGGGCCAGCGCCCCGAGATCAAGGCGCACCCCCGGCACCGCTGCCGGACCGTCTTCTACTAG
- the mftR gene encoding mycofactocin system transcriptional regulator (MftR, the mycofactocin system transcriptional regulator, is an uncharacterized TetR family DNA-binding transcription factor. Its role is inferred by context. It occurs as part of the biosynthesis locus for mycofactocin, a partially characterized electron carrier derived from the terminal Val-Tyr dipeptide of the precursor peptide MftA, through a radical SAM enzyme-mediated process.), translated as MARTQAGGPPLVGRPRATTPLSITQASLALFDRQGYEETTVDEIARAAGISRRTLFRYFPSKHDIVWGDFSAHVARFRASLDDAPADEPTMTVLRRCVVQFNDYGPDAEAELRTRMRLITTVPALQGHAMLRHQEWCDAIAAFVAARRGGRPTDLEPTLVAQAALGVSTGTFRVWIADGGDLLTLLDDGFRRLAEGFPDPD; from the coding sequence ATGGCGCGGACACAGGCCGGAGGACCACCGCTCGTCGGGCGCCCGCGCGCCACGACGCCGCTGTCCATCACGCAGGCGTCGCTCGCGCTCTTCGACCGCCAGGGCTACGAGGAGACGACGGTCGACGAGATCGCGCGCGCCGCGGGCATCAGCCGCCGCACGCTCTTCCGCTACTTCCCGTCGAAGCACGACATCGTCTGGGGCGACTTCTCCGCCCACGTCGCCCGCTTCCGCGCGTCCCTGGACGACGCCCCGGCCGACGAGCCCACCATGACCGTCCTGCGGCGCTGCGTCGTGCAGTTCAACGACTACGGCCCGGACGCCGAGGCCGAGCTGCGGACGCGGATGCGGCTGATCACGACCGTCCCGGCGCTGCAGGGCCACGCCATGCTGCGCCACCAGGAGTGGTGCGACGCGATCGCGGCGTTCGTGGCGGCCCGGCGCGGCGGCCGGCCGACCGACCTGGAGCCGACGCTCGTCGCCCAGGCCGCGCTGGGCGTCTCGACGGGCACGTTCCGCGTCTGGATCGCCGACGGCGGGGACCTGCTGACGCTGCTCGACGACGGGTTCCGCCGCCTGGCCGAGGGGTTTCCCGACCCGGACTGA
- the mftA gene encoding mycofactocin precursor MftA (Mycofactocin is a small molecule electron carrier derived from the final two amino acids, Val-Tyr, of MftA, the mycofactocin precursor. It plays a role in redox homeostasis and the metabolism of alcohols and aldehydes in Actinobacteria, including Mycobacterium tuberculosis.), producing MEPEDTTSTPAAAEDAADTTPVAAGADELVEQDLLVEDVSIDGMCGVY from the coding sequence ATGGAGCCCGAGGACACCACCAGCACCCCCGCCGCGGCCGAGGACGCCGCGGACACGACCCCCGTCGCCGCCGGCGCGGACGAGCTCGTCGAGCAGGACCTGCTCGTCGAGGACGTCTCCATCGACGGCATGTGCGGGGTGTACTAG
- the mftB gene encoding mycofactocin biosynthesis chaperone MftB (MftB, a small protein, is a peptide chaperone that assists the radical SAM enzyme MftC in performing two modifications to the C-terminal Val-Tyr dipeptide of the mycofactocin precursor peptide, MftA. MftB's role is analogous to the role of PqqD in the biosynthesis of PQQ, a cofactor that derives entirely from a Tyr and a Glu in the precursor PqqA.): MAGPAFAFAPAAPWALSPQVALRPERFGALAYHFGTRRLSFLKSPRLLAVVEALADHPTADAACAAVGIAPAELPAMRTALGTLARTDMIVPRTSA, from the coding sequence GTGGCCGGACCCGCGTTCGCGTTCGCGCCCGCCGCGCCCTGGGCCCTGAGCCCGCAGGTGGCGCTGCGGCCGGAGCGCTTCGGCGCGCTCGCCTACCACTTCGGCACCCGCCGGCTCTCGTTCCTGAAGAGTCCGCGGCTGCTCGCCGTCGTCGAGGCGCTGGCCGACCACCCGACGGCCGACGCCGCCTGCGCGGCCGTCGGCATCGCCCCGGCCGAGCTGCCCGCGATGCGCACCGCGCTGGGCACCCTGGCCCGCACCGACATGATCGTCCCGAGGACCTCCGCATGA
- the mftC gene encoding mycofactocin radical SAM maturase (MftC is a radical SAM/SPASM enzyme that catalyzes the first two steps in biosynthesis of the electron carrier mycofactocin from the terminal Val-Tyr dipeptide of the precursor peptide MftA.): protein MSTVLPPAVTAAPAATPAPRPVGRLVDEFQSGLDAPICLTWELTYACNLACVHCLSSSGRRDPRELSTAECKAVIDELQRMQVFYVNIGGGEPTVRKDFWELVDYATAHQVGVKFSTNGSRIDAEVARKLAASDYVDVQISLDGATADVNDHVRGPGSYDTAMTAMGHLKDAGFRGFKLSVVCTRQNIGQLDAFKAIADHYGAQLRLTRLRPSGRGADTWDELHPLPHQQKELYDWLVAHGEDVLTGDSFFHLAAYGDALPGLNLCGAGRVVCLIDPIGDVYACPFAIHDEFLAGNVRSAGGFQGVWRESELFLRLREPQSAGACSSCQFFDACRGGCMAAKFFTGLPMDGPDPECVLGHGEGLLQQRGDALLPKPSMDHSKRLSKRQLAAKAAAEAAPALDLRAIAQMPDRACDENPLATFSPVDHLAAAAGEPDALGALRDADRPASGGAGDRSALAGLTVRQAQEG from the coding sequence ATGAGCACCGTCCTGCCGCCCGCCGTCACGGCCGCGCCCGCCGCGACTCCGGCGCCCCGCCCCGTCGGCCGGCTCGTCGACGAGTTCCAGTCCGGGCTCGACGCTCCCATCTGCCTGACGTGGGAGCTGACGTACGCCTGCAACCTCGCGTGCGTGCACTGCCTGAGCTCGTCCGGCCGCCGCGACCCGCGCGAGCTGTCGACGGCCGAGTGCAAGGCCGTCATCGACGAGCTGCAGCGGATGCAGGTCTTCTACGTGAACATCGGCGGCGGCGAGCCGACGGTGCGCAAGGACTTCTGGGAGCTCGTGGACTACGCGACGGCGCACCAGGTCGGCGTCAAGTTCTCCACGAACGGCTCGCGGATCGACGCCGAGGTCGCGCGGAAGCTGGCGGCCAGCGACTACGTCGACGTGCAGATCTCGCTCGACGGCGCCACGGCCGACGTCAACGACCACGTGCGCGGCCCTGGCTCGTACGACACGGCGATGACGGCGATGGGCCACCTGAAGGACGCCGGCTTCCGTGGCTTCAAGCTCTCCGTCGTCTGCACCCGCCAGAACATCGGCCAGCTCGACGCGTTCAAGGCGATCGCCGACCACTACGGCGCCCAGCTGCGCCTGACCCGCCTGCGCCCGTCGGGCCGCGGGGCGGACACGTGGGACGAGCTGCACCCGCTGCCGCACCAGCAGAAGGAGCTCTACGACTGGCTCGTCGCCCACGGCGAGGACGTCCTGACCGGCGACTCGTTCTTCCACCTGGCGGCCTACGGCGACGCGCTGCCGGGCCTGAACCTGTGCGGCGCCGGCCGCGTCGTCTGCCTGATCGATCCGATCGGCGACGTCTACGCCTGCCCGTTCGCCATCCACGACGAGTTCCTGGCCGGCAACGTGCGCTCCGCCGGGGGCTTCCAGGGCGTCTGGCGCGAGAGCGAGCTGTTCCTGCGGCTGCGCGAGCCGCAGTCCGCAGGCGCGTGCAGCTCGTGCCAGTTCTTCGATGCGTGCCGCGGCGGCTGCATGGCCGCGAAGTTCTTCACCGGCCTGCCGATGGACGGCCCCGACCCCGAGTGCGTGCTCGGTCACGGCGAGGGGCTGCTGCAGCAGCGCGGCGACGCCCTGCTGCCGAAGCCGTCGATGGACCACTCCAAGCGGCTGTCGAAGCGCCAGCTGGCCGCGAAGGCGGCGGCCGAGGCCGCGCCGGCGCTCGACCTGCGCGCGATCGCCCAGATGCCCGACCGCGCGTGCGACGAGAACCCGCTCGCGACGTTCTCGCCCGTCGACCACCTGGCCGCGGCGGCCGGCGAGCCCGACGCGCTGGGCGCGCTGCGCGACGCCGACCGGCCCGCGTCGGGTGGCGCGGGCGACCGGTCCGCGCTCGCCGGCCTGACCGTCCGCCAGGCGCAGGAGGGCTGA
- the mftD gene encoding pre-mycofactocin synthase MftD (MftD, an enzyme found in the mycofactocin biosynthesis locus, performs an oxidative deamination of 3-amino-5-[(p-hydroxyphenyl)methyl]-4,4-dimethyl-2-pyrrolidinone (AHDP). The resulting compound, now called pre-mycofactocin (PMFT), is a biologically active redox cofactor that can oxidize the non-exchangeable NADH of TIGR03971 family SDR-type oxidoreductases.), with amino-acid sequence MASTKEWFESVAEAQRRAKKRLPASVYGALIAGAESGATVDDNVAAFRELGFFPRIATGLNEPRELATTVMGQELSMPVLVSPTGVQAVHPEGEVAVGRAVAAAGTAAGLSSFASKAIEEVVAVNPKTFFQVYWMGGRERVVQIMERARAAGAPGIILTLDWTFAHRRDWGSPAIPEHLDLKAMTRMSPEVLRRPKWLAQFVRAGALPDLTAPNMTPPGGEAPTFFGAYGEWMMTEKPSWDDIAWMRAQWDGPFLIKGVTHPEDARRAVAAGATAISVSNHGGNNLDGTPATIRALPAVVDAVGDEVEVLLDGGVRRGSDVVKAVALGARAVMLGRAALWGLAANGEAGVSNVLEIMRAGIDETLVGLGRTSIHDLSPADVVVPDGFVRRPVAQPA; translated from the coding sequence GTGGCCAGCACGAAGGAGTGGTTCGAGTCCGTCGCCGAGGCGCAGCGCCGCGCGAAGAAGCGCCTGCCCGCCTCGGTCTACGGCGCGCTGATCGCCGGCGCCGAGTCGGGGGCGACGGTGGACGACAACGTCGCGGCGTTCCGCGAGCTCGGGTTCTTCCCGCGCATCGCGACGGGGCTCAACGAGCCGCGCGAGCTGGCGACGACGGTGATGGGGCAGGAGCTGTCCATGCCGGTGCTCGTCTCGCCGACCGGGGTCCAGGCCGTGCACCCCGAGGGCGAGGTCGCCGTCGGCCGCGCCGTCGCCGCGGCCGGGACCGCCGCGGGCCTCTCGTCGTTCGCGTCGAAGGCGATCGAGGAGGTCGTCGCGGTCAACCCGAAGACGTTCTTCCAGGTCTACTGGATGGGCGGCCGGGAGCGGGTCGTCCAGATCATGGAGCGGGCCCGCGCGGCCGGGGCGCCGGGGATCATCCTGACGCTCGACTGGACGTTCGCCCACCGCCGCGACTGGGGCTCGCCCGCGATCCCCGAGCACCTGGACCTGAAGGCGATGACGAGGATGTCGCCCGAGGTGCTCCGCCGGCCGAAGTGGCTGGCGCAGTTCGTCCGCGCGGGCGCGCTGCCCGATCTGACGGCGCCGAACATGACGCCGCCGGGCGGCGAGGCGCCGACGTTCTTCGGCGCGTACGGCGAGTGGATGATGACCGAGAAGCCGTCGTGGGACGACATCGCGTGGATGCGCGCGCAGTGGGACGGCCCGTTCCTGATCAAGGGCGTCACGCACCCCGAGGACGCGCGCCGGGCCGTCGCCGCCGGCGCCACCGCGATCTCGGTGTCCAACCACGGGGGCAACAACCTGGACGGCACGCCGGCGACGATCCGCGCGCTGCCGGCGGTGGTCGACGCGGTCGGCGACGAGGTCGAGGTGCTGCTCGACGGCGGCGTGCGCCGCGGCTCCGACGTCGTGAAGGCCGTGGCGCTCGGCGCCCGCGCGGTGATGCTCGGCCGCGCAGCGCTGTGGGGCCTGGCCGCGAACGGCGAGGCCGGGGTGAGCAACGTCCTCGAGATCATGCGGGCCGGCATCGACGAGACGCTGGTGGGCCTGGGCCGCACGTCGATCCACGACCTGTCGCCGGCTGACGTCGTCGTCCCGGACGGGTTCGTGCGCCGGCCCGTCGCGCAGCCCGCCTGA
- the mftE gene encoding mycofactocin biosynthesis peptidyl-dipeptidase MftE gives MTTLADTRWTDLSEGKGLLLVVPVGATEQHGPHLPMTTDTDIAVALAAALDRERDDVVLAPPVAFGSSGEHQAFPGTLSIGREATELLLVELGRSATETFRRVLFVSTHGGNVEPVNAAVRRLREEGRDVRAWSPGWDGDLHAGHVETSVMLVLAPEAVRTGSVVRGETAPLDEILPQMRREGVIGVSASGVLGDATTATVEDGRTLLRRALTDLAEAVEAWLRATPDAAGGDAGETRVRVSGAVSDAGR, from the coding sequence GTGACGACGCTCGCCGACACCCGCTGGACCGACCTGTCGGAGGGAAAGGGGCTGCTGCTCGTCGTGCCGGTCGGTGCGACGGAGCAGCACGGCCCGCACCTGCCGATGACGACGGACACCGACATCGCGGTGGCGCTCGCGGCGGCGCTGGACCGCGAGCGCGACGACGTCGTGCTCGCCCCGCCGGTGGCGTTCGGCTCGAGCGGCGAGCACCAGGCGTTCCCCGGCACGCTGTCGATCGGCCGCGAGGCCACCGAGCTGCTGCTCGTCGAGCTGGGGCGGTCGGCGACGGAGACCTTCCGACGCGTGCTGTTCGTCAGCACCCACGGGGGGAACGTCGAGCCCGTGAACGCGGCCGTGCGCCGGCTGCGGGAGGAGGGCCGCGACGTGCGCGCCTGGTCACCGGGCTGGGACGGCGATCTGCACGCCGGGCACGTCGAGACGTCGGTGATGCTCGTCCTGGCGCCCGAGGCGGTGCGCACCGGCAGCGTGGTGCGCGGCGAGACCGCCCCGCTGGACGAGATCCTGCCCCAGATGCGCCGGGAGGGCGTGATCGGGGTGAGCGCGAGCGGCGTGCTCGGCGACGCAACCACCGCGACGGTCGAGGACGGGCGGACGCTCCTGCGGCGGGCGCTGACCGACCTGGCGGAGGCGGTGGAGGCGTGGCTGCGGGCCACGCCGGACGCGGCGGGCGGGGACGCGGGGGAGACGCGCGTGCGGGTGTCCGGGGCGGTGAGCGATGCCGGGCGGTGA
- the mftF gene encoding mycofactocin biosynthesis glycosyltransferase MftF (Members of this protein family, MftF, are glycosyltransferases, members of PF00535 (glycosyl transferase family 2). The encoding gene is found as part of the mycofactocin cassette, in Mycobacterium tuberculosis, many other Actinobacteria, and occasional members of other lineages. Mycofactocin itself, a putative redox carrier, is a heavily modified derivative of the C-terminal Val-Tyr dipeptide of the mycofactocin precursor MftA (TIGR03969).) yields MSSGRDVPLPEGFGLVLDASARVRDGGRTVEGGHPRRVLRLTSAGAAAVRALCAGVGAGDGGTRAGERSARGGEAAAADGDPEGGAASPLGASPAARALARRLVDAGVAHPVPPAARPRDVADVTVVIPVRDRPDELARCLRALGGHPHVTVVDDGSRDAPAVARVAAAHGARLVRREASGGPGVARNHALRAGVATSLVAFLDSDCVVPPGWLDGLVGHFRDPVVGGVAPRVRGQRDGDATIERWAAARSPLDLGPRPARVAPGTRVSYVPTAALVVRRSALGDGFDEALRYGEDVNLVWRLHDAGWALRYEPSVVVDHREPARWAAFLGRRFRYGSSAGPLARRHPGRLAPVVLSPWPTVTAALLVARRPRAAAAVGLVDGVRTARRLRPLGLSGAAAAGAVARTTLQTLDGLARAGTMLAPAPLLAVATARSRLRAPLLALTLGAPLAAWGRARAAGRTAGLGPVRWTAASLADDAAYGAGVWAGAVRARAPQALLPALGRPAGRTAPASPALGGAPKPPAGGAA; encoded by the coding sequence ATGTCGTCGGGCCGCGACGTCCCGCTGCCCGAGGGCTTCGGCCTGGTGCTCGACGCGTCGGCGCGCGTGCGGGACGGCGGAAGGACCGTCGAGGGCGGCCACCCGCGGCGGGTGCTGCGGCTGACGAGCGCCGGGGCCGCGGCGGTGCGCGCACTCTGCGCGGGCGTCGGCGCGGGGGACGGGGGGACGCGGGCCGGGGAGCGGTCCGCGCGGGGCGGGGAAGCGGCGGCAGCGGATGGCGACCCGGAGGGCGGCGCCGCGAGTCCGCTCGGCGCGTCCCCGGCCGCCCGCGCGCTCGCCCGGCGGCTCGTCGACGCCGGGGTCGCCCATCCGGTGCCGCCCGCCGCGCGGCCGCGGGACGTGGCCGACGTGACCGTCGTGATCCCGGTGCGCGACCGCCCGGACGAGCTCGCCCGCTGCCTGCGCGCGTTGGGCGGGCACCCGCACGTGACGGTCGTCGACGACGGCTCGCGTGACGCCCCCGCCGTCGCCCGCGTGGCGGCCGCGCACGGCGCGCGGCTGGTCCGCCGCGAGGCATCCGGGGGGCCGGGGGTGGCCCGCAACCACGCGCTGCGGGCGGGCGTGGCCACGTCGCTCGTCGCGTTCCTCGACAGCGACTGCGTCGTCCCGCCGGGTTGGCTCGACGGCCTGGTGGGGCACTTCCGCGACCCCGTCGTCGGCGGGGTCGCGCCGCGCGTGCGGGGCCAGCGCGACGGCGACGCGACCATCGAGCGCTGGGCCGCGGCGCGCTCGCCGCTCGACCTGGGGCCCCGGCCGGCGCGCGTCGCGCCCGGCACGCGCGTCTCGTACGTCCCCACCGCGGCGCTGGTCGTCCGCCGGTCGGCGCTGGGCGACGGCTTCGACGAGGCGCTGCGCTACGGCGAGGACGTCAACCTGGTCTGGCGGCTGCACGACGCCGGCTGGGCGCTCCGGTACGAGCCGTCCGTCGTCGTCGACCACCGCGAGCCGGCGCGCTGGGCCGCGTTCCTCGGGCGCCGCTTTCGGTACGGCTCGTCCGCGGGGCCGTTGGCGCGCCGGCACCCGGGGCGGCTGGCGCCCGTCGTCCTCAGCCCGTGGCCGACGGTCACGGCGGCGCTGCTCGTCGCGCGTCGTCCCCGGGCGGCGGCCGCGGTGGGCCTGGTCGACGGCGTGCGGACCGCCCGTCGCCTGCGTCCGCTCGGGTTGTCGGGCGCGGCCGCGGCCGGGGCGGTGGCGAGGACGACGCTGCAGACGCTCGACGGTCTGGCCCGCGCCGGCACGATGCTCGCCCCGGCGCCCCTGCTCGCCGTCGCGACCGCCCGCTCGCGGCTGCGCGCGCCGCTCCTGGCGCTGACCCTCGGAGCGCCGCTCGCTGCCTGGGGCCGGGCGCGGGCGGCGGGACGCACCGCGGGCCTCGGTCCGGTGCGGTGGACCGCGGCGAGCCTGGCGGACGACGCCGCCTACGGGGCCGGCGTGTGGGCGGGCGCCGTCCGGGCGCGGGCACCGCAGGCGCTGCTGCCCGCCCTCGGCCGGCCGGCCGGGCGGACGGCCCCCGCGTCGCCGGCGCTCGGCGGAGCGCCGAAGCCTCCTGCCGGCGGCGCGGCATGA
- a CDS encoding GMC oxidoreductase, whose translation MTPPLAAAYDVIVVGAGSAGCVLAARLAEESDRTVLLLEAGPVAADEASYPAVLRDERTFPQDHLWRYDGFHAPGESAASIVRGRVLGGSGAVNGMIWQRGLPEDYDGWGMPGWTAADMGRAFDRLEDDRDRAAAERAGAAEERAGRVGAGAGVSEGAVRTGLTRGPVPIRRHGRHEWAPAHAAFHDALRDLGAPANPDLARAEHQGVGPYARNASDGRRMGAALTHLLPALGRPNLTVRGGATVRRVAFAGTRAVGVDVELDGRVERIGAGEIVLCAGAIETPQLLVHSGVGPAETVTRLGVAPAADLPGVGQSLTDHPSIVVAVRFHEHIRHWDLRCLVGLVSTSSLAAAAGARSDVQTLVMSGPYVGTNGGHAPLAPDPDRVDCVLNPILYAPESVGRVEVASADPRARPRIHYDYLRSDADRARLREALRQTARVLDHPAFADLIDDRAGAPDERTLDDDALLDAWMRPALRSTLHGCGTCRMGPDDDALAVVDRRCRVRGVEGLSVVDLSVVPRAPTAPTNATAMAVAERVASAR comes from the coding sequence ATGACGCCCCCGCTCGCCGCCGCGTACGACGTGATCGTCGTCGGCGCGGGATCGGCCGGCTGCGTCCTCGCCGCGCGACTGGCGGAGGAGTCGGACCGCACCGTGCTGCTGCTCGAGGCCGGCCCCGTGGCGGCCGACGAGGCGAGCTACCCCGCGGTGCTGCGCGACGAGCGCACGTTCCCGCAGGACCACCTGTGGCGCTACGACGGATTTCACGCGCCGGGCGAGTCGGCCGCGAGCATCGTCCGCGGGCGCGTGCTCGGCGGCTCGGGCGCGGTCAACGGGATGATCTGGCAGCGCGGGCTGCCCGAGGACTACGACGGCTGGGGCATGCCGGGCTGGACGGCGGCCGACATGGGACGGGCCTTCGACCGGCTGGAGGACGACCGCGACCGGGCGGCCGCGGAGCGCGCAGGCGCGGCCGAGGAGCGTGCCGGTCGCGTCGGCGCGGGTGCGGGCGTGTCCGAAGGCGCGGTCCGCACGGGGCTGACGCGTGGTCCGGTGCCGATCCGTCGCCACGGCCGGCATGAGTGGGCGCCGGCGCACGCCGCCTTTCACGACGCGCTGCGCGATCTCGGCGCACCGGCGAACCCGGACCTGGCCCGCGCCGAGCACCAGGGCGTCGGCCCGTACGCGCGCAACGCCAGCGACGGGCGGCGGATGGGCGCCGCGCTCACGCACCTGCTGCCGGCGCTCGGGCGCCCGAACCTGACCGTGCGCGGGGGCGCGACCGTGCGCCGCGTGGCGTTCGCGGGCACCCGCGCCGTCGGGGTCGACGTCGAGCTGGACGGGCGGGTCGAGCGGATCGGGGCGGGCGAGATCGTCCTGTGCGCCGGCGCGATCGAGACCCCGCAGCTGCTCGTCCACTCCGGCGTCGGCCCGGCGGAGACCGTGACGCGGCTGGGTGTCGCCCCGGCCGCCGACCTGCCGGGCGTGGGCCAGAGCCTGACGGACCACCCGTCGATCGTCGTCGCCGTGCGCTTCCACGAACACATCCGCCACTGGGACCTGCGCTGCCTCGTCGGCCTCGTCTCGACCTCGTCGCTCGCCGCCGCGGCGGGCGCCCGCAGCGACGTGCAGACCCTGGTGATGTCGGGCCCGTACGTCGGCACGAACGGCGGCCACGCCCCGCTCGCGCCCGACCCGGACCGCGTCGACTGCGTGCTGAACCCGATCCTCTACGCGCCGGAGAGCGTCGGCCGGGTCGAGGTCGCCTCCGCCGACCCGCGCGCCCGGCCGCGGATCCACTACGACTACCTGCGCTCGGACGCCGACCGCGCCCGGCTGCGCGAGGCGCTGCGCCAGACGGCCCGCGTGCTCGACCACCCGGCGTTCGCGGACCTGATCGACGACCGCGCGGGCGCCCCCGACGAGCGAACGTTGGACGACGACGCGCTCCTCGACGCGTGGATGCGCCCGGCGCTGCGCAGCACGCTGCACGGCTGCGGCACCTGCCGGATGGGTCCGGACGACGACGCGCTGGCCGTGGTCGACCGCCGCTGCCGCGTGCGTGGCGTCGAGGGCCTGTCGGTCGTCGACCTGTCCGTCGTGCCGCGCGCGCCGACGGCGCCGACGAACGCGACGGCGATGGCGGTGGCGGAGCGGGTGGCTTCAGCTAGGTGA